A genomic region of Seriola aureovittata isolate HTS-2021-v1 ecotype China chromosome 21, ASM2101889v1, whole genome shotgun sequence contains the following coding sequences:
- the LOC130162508 gene encoding cytochrome c oxidase assembly factor 3 homolog, mitochondrial, whose protein sequence is MTVVQPRPSLTADMADKTPKESDAPFATRIDPAKEGLSSEQMHFIQQVERAQWKKKTHLLRGRNAVTGLAIGALVLGIYGYTFYSVSQEKIMDEIDEEAKRARMQGPSTGAN, encoded by the exons ATGACTGTTGTGCAACCACGTCCTTCGCTGACTGCAGATATGGCTGACAAGACGCCGAAGGAGTCCGATGCTCCCTTTGCAACCAGAATAGACCCGGCTAAAGAGGGTCTTTCTTCGGAACAGATGCACTTTATCCAGCAGGTAGAGCGTGCacagtggaagaagaaaacacatctGCTGCGGGGGCGAAATGCTGTCACAGGGCTCGCCATCGGAGCACTCGTTCTGGGAATCT ATGGCTACACATTTTACTCAGTCTCCCAGGAAAAGATCATGGATGAAATAGATGAGGAGGCCAAACGTGCAAGAATGCAGGGACCAAGCACCGGTGCCAACTGA